GTCACTGAGCCTGTCGAATGTGCGACCGTTCCCTACGGAATCGTCCACAGACAATTCCTCTTTCTTCTCCAATATTCTATTTTCCTTTTCTTAGGTCGGCTTCTTTCGTAAGCCAGTGTAATGTGGGCATGAATTTATTTTTTCGATCTATCTCTTTTTAGCAAGCATTTCTTAGTTGATTCCGGCTACTGCAAAGCCCATTGCGATTGCGGCAGTGGATAACTGACTGTCATGTGTTAGAATAGTAATATCTAACTTTTTATTTTCTTCTCTTAGGATTAAAGCAGAAGATAAATGAATTGCGTCTAACGTTCCTATTATGGTAGGAAATGGCTCTGCGGATTTTTGTTTGATGCTTTCTGTTATTTCGATCACAAAAACTGTTTTATAAAATTCTGAGAATGTATTATATAGACTTGCATATTCGGTATCGTCTATTTCTTTTTCTAGACGCAAACGATTTAAAACACGATTGACTTCAATATTGAGAAGTTCACTTGTGAAA
This region of Leptospiraceae bacterium genomic DNA includes:
- a CDS encoding type II toxin-antitoxin system VapC family toxin, with protein sequence MTVYLDTSVLLRWLLNSPKAYSEFQKWDSCFTSELLNIEVNRVLNRLRLEKEIDDTEYASLYNTFSEFYKTVFVIEITESIKQKSAEPFPTIIGTLDAIHLSSALILREENKKLDITILTHDSQLSTAAIAMGFAVAGIN